In bacterium, a single window of DNA contains:
- the gltA gene encoding NADPH-dependent glutamate synthase, whose product MADTKIPRQDIPKQTPEERRKNFNEVALGYTQELAKLEAERCIQCKKPFCVQGCPVEIDIPVFIKFIKDGDFAGALAKIRETNLLPGVCGRVCPQEEQCEKLCILGKKFEPVAIGRLERFVADWEIRQGKMEIPHIASPTGRKVAVVGSGPGGLTVAADLAKLGHKVTLFEALHKPGGVLVYGIPEFRLPKSIVARECELLSKIGVEIVTDFVVGRTSTVDELFEQGFEACYLGLGAGLPWFMNILGENLAGVYSANEYLTRINLMKAYLFPEYDTPIRVGDRVAVVGGGNVAMDAVRSSIRMGAKEAYIIYRRSRQELPARLEEIENAEEEGVIFQFLVNPVRYIGDETGRVRQIELLKMELGEPDASGRRRPVPVEGSEYKIDIDTVVVAIGNGANPLVPGTTPGLDTNKWGNIIADEETGKTTKKAVWAGGDIVTGAATVILAMGAGRKAARSMHEYLTTGNW is encoded by the coding sequence ATGGCTGATACAAAGATTCCGCGCCAGGATATACCGAAGCAGACTCCTGAAGAGCGGCGCAAGAACTTCAACGAGGTCGCATTGGGCTACACTCAAGAGCTCGCAAAGCTCGAGGCTGAGCGCTGTATTCAGTGCAAGAAGCCGTTCTGCGTGCAGGGCTGCCCGGTTGAGATAGACATACCTGTCTTCATCAAGTTCATAAAAGATGGCGACTTTGCAGGTGCGCTCGCTAAAATCCGCGAAACCAATCTCCTACCCGGCGTATGCGGACGCGTGTGCCCGCAGGAGGAGCAGTGCGAAAAGCTCTGCATCCTCGGAAAGAAATTCGAACCCGTCGCAATAGGCCGCCTCGAGCGCTTCGTTGCGGACTGGGAGATAAGGCAGGGCAAGATGGAAATTCCGCATATCGCATCTCCAACAGGCCGCAAGGTTGCGGTCGTGGGTTCGGGTCCTGGCGGCCTTACCGTAGCGGCCGACCTAGCAAAACTCGGCCATAAAGTTACGCTTTTCGAGGCGCTGCACAAGCCGGGCGGCGTGCTGGTCTACGGCATTCCTGAGTTCCGGTTGCCGAAATCAATAGTCGCCCGCGAGTGCGAGCTACTATCAAAGATTGGCGTCGAGATAGTCACCGACTTCGTCGTAGGCCGCACATCCACGGTCGACGAACTCTTCGAGCAGGGGTTCGAAGCCTGCTACCTTGGACTCGGCGCGGGTCTTCCCTGGTTCATGAACATCCTCGGCGAGAACCTTGCAGGCGTCTACTCAGCCAATGAATATCTTACACGCATCAATCTCATGAAAGCCTATCTCTTTCCCGAGTACGACACGCCCATACGCGTAGGCGATCGTGTAGCGGTCGTTGGCGGCGGAAACGTTGCCATGGATGCTGTACGCTCCTCGATCCGAATGGGTGCAAAGGAAGCCTACATCATTTACCGCCGTTCGCGCCAGGAACTGCCCGCCCGTCTCGAGGAAATCGAAAACGCTGAGGAGGAAGGGGTCATATTCCAGTTTCTGGTGAACCCTGTCCGCTACATCGGCGACGAGACAGGCCGCGTCAGACAGATAGAACTGCTCAAGATGGAACTCGGCGAGCCGGACGCCTCAGGCAGACGCCGTCCGGTCCCTGTAGAAGGCTCCGAGTACAAGATAGACATCGATACCGTCGTTGTCGCGATAGGAAACGGTGCGAACCCCTTGGTTCCCGGAACTACGCCAGGGCTCGACACCAATAAATGGGGCAACATCATTGCCGACGAGGAGACAGGCAAGACAACAAAGAAGGCTGTATGGGCTGGCGGTGACATAGTCACCGGAGCCGCTACCGTCATCCTCGCCATGGGCGCCGGACGCAAAGCAGCCCGTTCGATGCACGAATACCTGACGACCGGAAACTGGTAA
- a CDS encoding AraC family transcriptional regulator, with product MPGSWVKKQREYNTRLNRTLYYIEHNLDRELSLEVVSKVSGFSSFHFHRIFRAMIGETLSDYVKRLRLERAAILLEHNPFRSVTEIALDCGFSSSSNFARAFKERFGVSATEWREGESIKFRKIRNEQSKKRKADSNMREDLSPSAPYNPHTKLKMRKEHVMKVEVKQMPEIHIAYVRCMKGYSGPGIAEAWEKVCRWAGARGLIGSQTKFIGISYDDPDVTPQDKCRYDACVSVPKGTEPDGEINVTSIPAGRYAVSRFEGQPQDIKPAYDFLYGRWMPDSGFQPGDSPCLEIYLNDPKTDPKGRHVFEMCIPVKPL from the coding sequence ATGCCAGGCTCATGGGTTAAAAAACAAAGAGAGTACAACACCCGACTGAATCGCACGCTGTATTACATCGAACACAACCTGGACAGGGAACTCAGCCTCGAGGTCGTATCAAAAGTATCCGGATTCTCCTCTTTTCATTTTCATCGAATATTCAGGGCAATGATCGGCGAAACCTTAAGCGATTATGTCAAAAGATTGAGACTTGAAAGGGCGGCCATCCTGCTCGAACACAACCCCTTCCGTTCCGTTACTGAAATTGCCCTTGACTGCGGGTTCTCCTCCTCGTCCAACTTCGCGCGCGCTTTCAAGGAACGCTTCGGAGTATCAGCAACAGAGTGGAGGGAGGGCGAAAGCATAAAATTCCGCAAGATAAGAAATGAGCAAAGCAAGAAAAGAAAAGCCGATAGCAATATGCGAGAAGACCTATCTCCGAGTGCTCCCTATAATCCTCACACTAAACTCAAAATGAGAAAGGAGCACGTGATGAAGGTAGAAGTAAAACAAATGCCGGAGATTCATATTGCCTATGTGCGGTGCATGAAAGGCTACAGTGGACCCGGAATCGCGGAAGCTTGGGAGAAAGTCTGCCGCTGGGCGGGTGCACGCGGTCTCATTGGTTCTCAGACCAAGTTCATCGGAATCTCTTACGATGACCCCGACGTTACTCCTCAAGACAAGTGTCGCTACGACGCATGCGTAAGTGTTCCAAAAGGAACCGAACCCGATGGAGAAATAAATGTGACCTCCATCCCTGCGGGAAGGTACGCGGTTTCGCGCTTCGAGGGCCAACCACAGGATATCAAGCCCGCCTACGATTTCCTCTACGGCAGGTGGATGCCTGACTCCGGTTTCCAGCCAGGTGATTCTCCATGTCTCGAAATATACCTGAACGACCCCAAGACTGATCCAAAAGGAAGGCACGTATTCGAGATGTGCATACCTGTGAAACCTCTTTGA
- a CDS encoding T9SS type A sorting domain-containing protein encodes MMTSDGKLRTYLLHTPPGYDGQEGLSLVLNLHFYGGTGEAQAAVTGMSGKADAENFIVVYPDGLGSPAGWNDYDSLFVRELIDTVCSRYAVDSTRIYMTGYSAGALMSYWMACKLSGRIAAFAPVAGTMLTYDWSGCYPDKPLSIISFNARDDQLVPYAGDGEYLKGVENTMADWANRLECDIGPDTFYNEQGALRQTWSRPDSTCELALWTTDEGDHMWPTDSSPHKLSANDLMWEFFKTHPLTDWKPGVEEARPEVTDYPLVELDPNNPYLTGKSAAIRFSLPEPGYVRIDIFDALGRRVAVALEGIVDKGEHKLNFVSENIRSGVYFYRLSTLQGTQTKKIIVVK; translated from the coding sequence ATGATGACTTCTGATGGAAAGCTAAGGACTTATCTTTTGCATACGCCACCAGGATACGATGGTCAAGAAGGTCTGTCCCTCGTTCTGAATCTCCATTTTTACGGAGGAACAGGCGAAGCTCAAGCTGCGGTCACAGGCATGAGCGGCAAGGCGGATGCTGAGAATTTCATAGTTGTCTACCCTGATGGACTTGGTTCGCCTGCGGGCTGGAATGATTACGACTCGCTCTTCGTCAGAGAGCTTATAGATACTGTATGCAGCCGTTATGCCGTGGACAGCACGAGAATCTACATGACCGGGTACTCAGCCGGAGCTCTCATGTCTTACTGGATGGCGTGCAAGCTTTCCGGAAGGATTGCAGCATTTGCCCCTGTCGCCGGTACGATGCTAACCTATGACTGGTCTGGTTGCTATCCAGATAAGCCTTTATCCATAATAAGCTTTAATGCCCGGGACGACCAGCTTGTTCCCTACGCCGGCGACGGAGAATACCTGAAAGGCGTCGAGAACACTATGGCCGACTGGGCCAACCGCCTTGAATGCGACATTGGTCCTGATACGTTCTACAATGAACAAGGGGCCTTAAGGCAGACATGGTCGAGGCCGGACTCGACGTGCGAGTTGGCGCTGTGGACGACCGATGAGGGCGATCATATGTGGCCTACGGATTCTTCGCCGCATAAACTCTCAGCAAACGACCTCATGTGGGAATTCTTCAAGACTCACCCGCTTACGGACTGGAAACCTGGCGTGGAAGAGGCACGGCCAGAAGTGACTGATTATCCCCTTGTGGAACTCGATCCAAATAATCCTTACTTGACTGGCAAATCGGCCGCCATCCGATTCTCACTGCCCGAGCCGGGATACGTCCGCATCGATATCTTTGACGCCTTAGGCAGGAGAGTTGCCGTTGCTCTTGAAGGTATCGTAGATAAAGGCGAACACAAGTTGAATTTCGTTTCAGAAAACATAAGAAGCGGGGTATACTTTTACAGGTTATCAACCCTGCAGGGAACTCAAACAAAAAAAATAATAGTGGTCAAATAA
- the sppA gene encoding signal peptide peptidase SppA, whose translation MLTILSMIALFSGFTGESVSFAERADAIWSNPAGRAMHYMGSELRALGLYQDGNLDFGVDLSAGIFGLGYRSGDSTGTFTAGLGLPLGKRLRLGAAYFLGEQRFWRFGLQANPFNWMALGGTLETGDTLGATVGLGFRPFTDRVTVFSDLSYKAGLRDLKAGIGVEPVSGVLLYASYTQPFDATVDPRWGGGVELSFGNVKLRGFGLSYAQNQLGAGIDLSFSFPKYPGIKFTKPGPEIVEWTPQGRSEEPQAKGFSLAEIDFSMKKTKTFYDLLCEIRELGDRKNIKGLLLDFREANISLYQMEEVRKELKGLKEKGLKIIAFSEGYSIGSYYLASIADKIILVPTGEIGLTGLYSTKLTIKGTLNKLGIEPEFYRVGEYKAAYELFENSEASKEDREQTKAYLASIYDEVLGAIERDRGIARADFESYMNERIFITADTAYALGLVDTCCYALELDSLLKLEFGSRVERSKFSKLSDEPKEVPRAWVDEDKGEQTIGLSEIALVIAEGDIVTGKSSTNPVPIPLLGGKQMGSTTIAELLQKIKDDKKAKAVVFRINSGGGSALASEIINRALTELASVKPVIVSMGGVAGSGGYYIAAPGAKIFADATTVTGSIGILGGKFVSKGLYDKLGINMEAVKLYPHSDMFSDLRPFDEKESELMQKLMDQGYSEFVSRVAEGRKMTFEQVDSVARGRIWSGTDGVIVGLVDKVGGLMDALAEARKMAKLPENCKVAVYPKPKPMFDLEKAMDGALIDLGDLPSWLDENILYLMPYRIEVPVD comes from the coding sequence ATGTTGACAATTTTATCGATGATTGCCTTGTTTTCGGGCTTTACAGGAGAATCAGTCAGTTTTGCGGAGCGTGCAGACGCCATCTGGTCAAATCCGGCCGGACGGGCTATGCATTATATGGGCTCTGAGCTTCGCGCCTTGGGGCTTTATCAGGACGGAAATCTCGATTTCGGCGTCGATTTGAGCGCCGGAATCTTCGGTTTGGGATACCGCTCAGGAGACTCGACAGGAACATTTACTGCAGGTCTAGGTCTTCCACTTGGAAAGAGGTTAAGGCTCGGCGCCGCGTATTTCCTCGGTGAACAGAGATTCTGGCGATTCGGTCTTCAGGCGAATCCTTTTAACTGGATGGCGCTGGGAGGAACGCTTGAAACGGGAGACACGCTTGGAGCAACCGTAGGACTCGGATTCAGACCGTTCACTGACAGGGTCACGGTCTTTTCGGATCTTTCCTACAAGGCGGGATTAAGGGATTTGAAGGCCGGCATAGGCGTTGAGCCGGTTTCGGGCGTTCTCTTGTATGCAAGCTATACCCAGCCGTTCGATGCAACGGTAGATCCTCGATGGGGAGGAGGGGTCGAGCTTTCCTTCGGTAACGTTAAGCTGAGAGGATTCGGCCTCTCATATGCCCAGAATCAGCTAGGCGCAGGCATAGATTTGAGCTTCTCCTTCCCCAAGTACCCGGGCATCAAGTTCACGAAGCCCGGACCGGAGATAGTGGAATGGACTCCCCAGGGTCGTTCCGAAGAACCTCAGGCCAAGGGCTTCTCTCTCGCAGAGATTGACTTTTCAATGAAGAAAACAAAGACTTTCTATGATCTGCTCTGTGAGATAAGAGAACTTGGAGACCGCAAGAACATAAAGGGGCTCCTTCTCGATTTCAGGGAGGCCAACATCTCGCTGTACCAGATGGAGGAGGTCCGAAAAGAACTCAAGGGTCTCAAGGAGAAGGGACTCAAGATAATAGCCTTCTCCGAGGGATACTCCATCGGAAGCTACTATCTTGCCTCGATTGCAGACAAGATTATCCTTGTTCCGACGGGTGAAATCGGGCTTACCGGTCTTTATTCGACCAAGCTCACCATCAAGGGAACCCTCAATAAACTGGGCATAGAGCCCGAGTTTTACAGGGTAGGCGAATACAAAGCGGCATACGAATTGTTCGAGAATTCTGAAGCCTCAAAGGAGGACAGGGAACAGACAAAGGCATACCTTGCAAGTATCTACGACGAGGTGCTGGGCGCTATCGAACGTGACCGCGGCATCGCGCGCGCGGATTTTGAATCCTACATGAACGAGCGAATATTCATTACCGCGGATACGGCATATGCGCTTGGTCTTGTGGACACTTGCTGCTACGCACTCGAACTCGACAGCCTGCTAAAGCTCGAATTCGGTTCAAGGGTCGAGCGCTCGAAGTTCTCAAAGCTGTCCGATGAGCCAAAAGAAGTCCCTAGGGCATGGGTGGACGAGGACAAAGGAGAACAAACGATTGGTCTTTCCGAAATCGCCCTCGTGATTGCCGAGGGCGACATCGTCACAGGCAAGTCGAGCACTAACCCGGTCCCCATACCGCTACTCGGAGGCAAACAGATGGGGTCAACCACGATTGCGGAGCTTCTGCAAAAGATCAAAGACGATAAAAAAGCAAAGGCGGTCGTATTCAGGATAAACTCCGGCGGCGGCTCAGCGCTAGCTTCAGAGATAATCAACAGGGCGCTCACCGAACTTGCTTCGGTCAAACCGGTGATAGTATCGATGGGCGGCGTGGCAGGTTCGGGCGGATACTACATAGCCGCGCCCGGCGCGAAGATATTCGCAGATGCGACCACGGTGACCGGTTCTATAGGCATCCTTGGCGGAAAATTCGTCTCCAAAGGCCTCTACGATAAACTCGGGATAAACATGGAAGCCGTAAAACTGTATCCCCACTCCGACATGTTCTCGGATTTGAGACCCTTCGACGAAAAGGAATCAGAACTTATGCAGAAACTGATGGACCAGGGCTACAGCGAATTCGTCAGCCGGGTCGCCGAGGGCCGCAAGATGACATTTGAACAGGTGGACTCCGTGGCGCGCGGACGGATATGGTCCGGAACGGATGGAGTTATTGTCGGTCTTGTCGACAAGGTCGGCGGTCTCATGGACGCGCTAGCCGAGGCCCGGAAAATGGCGAAGCTTCCTGAAAACTGCAAGGTCGCCGTATATCCAAAACCGAAGCCTATGTTCGATCTCGAGAAGGCGATGGATGGCGCCCTCATCGACCTCGGGGACCTTCCCTCGTGGCTTGATGAAAACATCCTCTACCTTATGCCGTACCGCATAGAAGTACCCGTGGATTAA